In one Cloacibacillus porcorum genomic region, the following are encoded:
- the yajC gene encoding preprotein translocase subunit YajC, whose protein sequence is MLLPLAMFAAIFYFMIIRPQKKKQKAHEDMLASISKGDTVITAGGFFGIVRETLDDSYIIELDEGVKARILKSSISMKKSDGSTAGSQPKKKKSKKSEALAEENKPETEAAKPVEEAPLLEAAAVEGDPDADVVEESIAAAEDKDEEAKKEA, encoded by the coding sequence ATGTTGCTACCTCTCGCAATGTTTGCGGCGATATTCTATTTCATGATTATCAGGCCGCAGAAGAAAAAACAGAAGGCGCATGAAGATATGCTCGCCAGCATCAGTAAGGGAGATACGGTGATAACCGCCGGAGGGTTCTTTGGAATAGTCCGCGAGACCCTCGATGACAGCTACATCATCGAACTTGACGAAGGCGTTAAGGCGCGTATCCTTAAAAGCTCCATCTCGATGAAAAAGAGCGACGGCAGCACGGCAGGCTCACAGCCTAAGAAAAAGAAGTCTAAGAAATCCGAGGCTTTGGCTGAGGAAAATAAGCCGGAGACCGAAGCGGCCAAACCGGTGGAGGAGGCTCCCTTGCTGGAGGCCGCCGCGGTAGAGGGCGATCCCGATGCCGACGTAGTCGAAGAGAGCATCGCCGCCGCCGAAGATAAAGATGAGGAAGCTAAGAAAGAGGCGTAA